Proteins found in one Hevea brasiliensis isolate MT/VB/25A 57/8 chromosome 18, ASM3005281v1, whole genome shotgun sequence genomic segment:
- the LOC110631515 gene encoding protein E6-like, with protein sequence MASAPKLISFFFLLAFFFMQTYARESQFFSKVPVTNPTPTTTINSKEVATIPNKEENLNKQEEEPTFMRETQKNGYGLYGQESTQTQFPTTTKLGNAPYTTSTYSPYRTQIQNQETSTSYPNTNTNYYDKNRYSNNAFEEEQQNLGETSLHERSYTPKTNQNNNYYYNGANGYKNEGKQGMSDTRYLQNGRYFFDPKGGNSYYNPNQYQTSRNNYDSRGSYYNNYENTNEYSNSAESYQNQENFQEVQDEHYVP encoded by the coding sequence ATGGCTTCCGCTCCAAAACtcatttcctttttcttcctcttagCCTTTTTCTTTATGCAAACTTATGCTAGAGAGAGTCAGTTCTTTAGCAAGGTCCCTGTCACCAACCCCACCCCTACCACCACCATCAACAGCAAAGAGGTTGCAACGATCCCCAATAAAGAAGAGAACTTGAACAAGCAAGAAGAAGAACCAACCTTCATGCGAGAGACCCAAAAAAATGGTTATGGCTTGTATGGTCAAGAATCCACCCAAACCCAGTTTCCCACTACCACCAAACTAGGTAATGCACCCTACACCACCAGCACTTACAGCCCCTACAGAACCCAGATCCAAAACCAAGAAACCTCCACCAGCTACCCCAACACCAACACCAATTACTACGATAAAAATCGATACAGCAACAATGCATTCGAGGAGGAGCAACAAAATTTGGGTGAAACAAGCCTCCATGAAAGAAGCTATACCCCCAAAACCAACCAGAACAACAACTACTACTACAATGGTGCAAATGGGTACAAAAACGAAGGGAAGCAAGGCATGAGTGACACCAGGTACTTGCAAAATGGAAGGTACTTCTTTGACCCCAAGGGTGGGAACAGCTATTACAACCCAAATCAGTACCAGACTTCAAGAAACAATTACGATTCTAGGGGTTCTTACTACAATAATTATGAGAATACCAACGAGTACAGCAACTCCGCGGAAAGCTACCAGAACCAGGAGAACTTCCAAGAGGTCCAAGATGAGCACTACGTGCCTTGA
- the LOC110631523 gene encoding uncharacterized protein LOC110631523 has protein sequence MATTEENETSNGWPLGLEIMTMRLRVIENIQAAPAEPYSNAHLRSPSFSSFTSSNLDTESTASFFQDHSMSLGRLIGIQPDKGNGELYFPSRIRLDERGRKSLKAVSSEVSRGHRPELSQGICIPLLVGTLEKMSRSKSKTRE, from the exons ATGGCAACGACAGAG GAAAATGAGACATCTAACGGATGGCCACTTGGGCTAGAAATCATGACCATGAGGCTTCGAGTGATAGAAAACATACAGGCTGCTCCAGCAGAACCATATTCCAATGCACACTTGCGCTCACCCAGTTTTTCCTCGTTCACATCCTCCAACCTCGACACTGAG TCTACAGCATCCTTCTTCCAAGACCATAGCATGTCATTGGGCCGGCTAATTGGCATTCAACCAGACAAAGGCAATGGAGAATTGTACTTCCCAAGCAGAATTCGCTTAGACGAACGAGGAAGGAAATCTTTAAAAGCAGTGAGCTCTGAAGTATCCAGAGGACACAGACCAGAACTGTCTCAAGGAATTTGCATTCCTCTACTAGTTGGCACCCTTGAAAAGATGAGCAGAAGCAAGAGCAAGACGAgagaatga
- the LOC110631524 gene encoding protein NUCLEAR FUSION DEFECTIVE 6, mitochondrial isoform X4 produces the protein MSAAAAATARSFLRSTANRTVRLASGPKPGLRSQPALSPFRISKQGPLSHRIFRSPVEMSCCVETMLPYHTATASALLTSMLSVSRRSYGWTPEGI, from the exons ATGTCCGCCGCCGCAGCCGCAACCGCCAGGTCTTTCCTTCGCTCCACCGCCAACCGAACTGTCAGACTTGCCTCCGGACCCAAACCCGGACTCAGAAGCCAACCAGCTTTGTCTCCATTCCGTATCTCGAAGCAAGGTCCTCTCTCCCATCGCATTTTCAG GTCGCCAGTGGAGATGAGCTGCTGTGTGGAGACGATGCTTCCATATCACACTGCGACTGCTTCAGCTTTGCTTACGTCAATGCTATCCGTCTCTCGCCGCAGCTATGGTTGGACCCCTGAAG GTATCTAG
- the LOC110631524 gene encoding protein NUCLEAR FUSION DEFECTIVE 6, mitochondrial isoform X2: protein MSAAAAATARSFLRSTANRTVRLASGPKPGLRSQPALSPFRISKQGPLSHRIFRSPVEMSCCVETMLPYHTATASALLTSMLSVSRRSYGWTPEDCNDDV, encoded by the exons ATGTCCGCCGCCGCAGCCGCAACCGCCAGGTCTTTCCTTCGCTCCACCGCCAACCGAACTGTCAGACTTGCCTCCGGACCCAAACCCGGACTCAGAAGCCAACCAGCTTTGTCTCCATTCCGTATCTCGAAGCAAGGTCCTCTCTCCCATCGCATTTTCAG GTCGCCAGTGGAGATGAGCTGCTGTGTGGAGACGATGCTTCCATATCACACTGCGACTGCTTCAGCTTTGCTTACGTCAATGCTATCCGTCTCTCGCCGCAGCTATGGTTGGACCCCTGAAG ATTGCAATGATGATGTATGA
- the LOC110631524 gene encoding protein NUCLEAR FUSION DEFECTIVE 6, mitochondrial isoform X3, protein MSAAAAATARSFLRSTANRTVRLASGPKPGLRSQPALSPFRISKQGPLSHRIFRSPVEMSCCVETMLPYHTATASALLTSMLSVSRRSYGWTPEDG, encoded by the exons ATGTCCGCCGCCGCAGCCGCAACCGCCAGGTCTTTCCTTCGCTCCACCGCCAACCGAACTGTCAGACTTGCCTCCGGACCCAAACCCGGACTCAGAAGCCAACCAGCTTTGTCTCCATTCCGTATCTCGAAGCAAGGTCCTCTCTCCCATCGCATTTTCAG GTCGCCAGTGGAGATGAGCTGCTGTGTGGAGACGATGCTTCCATATCACACTGCGACTGCTTCAGCTTTGCTTACGTCAATGCTATCCGTCTCTCGCCGCAGCTATGGTTGGACCCCTGAAG ATGGATGA
- the LOC110631524 gene encoding protein NUCLEAR FUSION DEFECTIVE 6, mitochondrial isoform X1 — protein MSAAAAATARSFLRSTANRTVRLASGPKPGLRSQPALSPFRISKQGPLSHRIFRSPVEMSCCVETMLPYHTATASALLTSMLSVSRRSYGWTPEGQYKPR, from the exons ATGTCCGCCGCCGCAGCCGCAACCGCCAGGTCTTTCCTTCGCTCCACCGCCAACCGAACTGTCAGACTTGCCTCCGGACCCAAACCCGGACTCAGAAGCCAACCAGCTTTGTCTCCATTCCGTATCTCGAAGCAAGGTCCTCTCTCCCATCGCATTTTCAG GTCGCCAGTGGAGATGAGCTGCTGTGTGGAGACGATGCTTCCATATCACACTGCGACTGCTTCAGCTTTGCTTACGTCAATGCTATCCGTCTCTCGCCGCAGCTATGGTTGGACCCCTGAAG GGCAATACAAGCCTAGATGA
- the LOC110631526 gene encoding uncharacterized protein At4g28440: MATTTTNQEHQQQGNTNKTEKRKPVFIKVDQLKPGTTGHTLIAKVLNSNTVLQKGRATAASNRLRNTRIAECLVGDETGTILFTARNDQVDLMKPGTTVILRNAKIDMFKGSMRLAVDKWGRIEVTEPATFVVKEDNNLSLVEYELVTVAAEE; this comes from the exons ATGGCAACAACGACAACAAATCAGGAGCATCAGCAACAGGGAAACACAAACAAGACAGAGAAGAGAAAGCCGGTCTTTATTAAAGTGGATCAGCTTAAGCCTGGAACCACTGGCCACACCCTGATCGCCAAGGTCTTGAACTCCAATACGGTTTTGCAAAAGGGCCGAGCCACCGCCGCTTCTAACCGTCTCCGCAATACACGCATCGCTGAATGTCTCGTCGGTGATGAGACCGGCACCATCCTCTTCACCGCCCGTAATGATCAAG TTGACTTGATGAAGCCAGGAACCACAGTAATTCTCCGGAATGCTAAGATTGACATGTTTAAGGGTTCCATGAGGCTAGCTGTTGACAAGTGGGGCCGAATTGAGGTCACTGAGCCTGCCACATTCGTTGTAAAAGAGGATAACAATCTGTCTCTGGTGGAATATGAATTGGTGACTGTGGCTGCTGAAGAGTGA